CCCACCGGTCGATGAGCGAGGACGCCGGGGCGAGCTTCTCCCGTTCCACGCCGACGATGTCGATCAGGATGCTCTCCAGGATCACCCTGTCACTGGCGCGCAACACCCACATGTCCTTGGTGGCGCCCAGCGCGGACATCATGTCGTGGATGAGCTCGAAGATCTCGATCTCGCAGTTCGGGCTGTCCGAACCGAAGACGTCGACGTTGATCTGCCAGTGCTCGCGCAGCCGCCCGCGCTGCGGCCGCTCGTAGCGGTGGCAGTTCACGTTGCAGTACCAGCGCACCGGGAACTGGAGCTTCCCCGCGTTCCCGGCGATCATCCGAGCGGCCGAGGGGGTCATCTCGGGGCGCAGCGCCAGCCGTCGTCCACCGCGGTCCACGAGCGAGTACAGCTGCTGGTCCGCGATTTCCTGGCCGGACTTGGCCTCATAGATCTCGGCGGGTTCCAGAATTGGGCCGTCGTAACGGGCGTAGCCGTACTTCTCGATTGTTTCGAACAGGCGATGGAAGACCTGCTGCCGCACGGAAACCTCCGCTGGCAAGAAATCCCGCGTGCCCCGATAAGGCACGGTTGGCAGCAGCTGGCTCACAATTTGCCCCTTCTATCGAACCTGATTAGCCCATTCGATTATAACATAACGCATATGCAGTGGATCACCGGGTTCCGCGGAAAGCGAGGCGGGTGCCCGGCCCATCCGGTGACCCGGCTTTCGGTCGACTGGACCCCGTCGGTGGTGGAGCGTGGAACCAGGTCGTGGAAAGCGAGCCGCAGTCCGACGTCTCGTTGTTAATACCCGGCCCGGCGGGTCAGGTCGGTGCGAGGAAATGTCGAGCCGGCGACCTTGCGCCGGGTGCGGCACTGCAATGCAGTGTCGAACGGGGTGTTGCGGTTGTGCCCGCGGTACGAGAGGGGGCATGGCTACGAGTCCTTCCGTTCCAGCGCTCGGGCGCGAACCCAGTTGGTCAGCCACGCGCGGTCGGCCTTGCCGGTCGTGCCGGTGGGGATCTCGTCCAGGAAGTGGATGGCATCGGGCACCTTGTACCGCTCGACGCGTTCCGACAGCCACTGGCGCAGGTCGTCCGGGGTGCTCGTCGAAGTACCCGTCGGCACGACCACCGCGTGCAGCCGTTCGCCGAGCACCGGATCCGGGACGCCGCAAGTGATCGCCGTCGCCACACCGGGGTTCTCCTCCAACGCGTGCTCCACCTCGGTGGGCATGATCTTGTTGGCGCCCTTGACGATCACGGTGTTGGCCCGACCCCTGATGGCGATGCGCCCCTCGGGGAGGCATTCCACGAGATCGCCCGTGACGAAGTACCCCGTCCCGATCGCGTTCCTCGTCAGCTCCGGATCGCCGAGGTAGCCCCGCAACACCCCGGCACTGCGCACCCAGAGAGTTCCCTGATCGCCCGCGGCGGGCACGCGCCCGGGTGAGCCGAGGTGCCACCGCACACCGGAAAGCGCCCGACCCACGGAATCGGAATGCGCGTCGTACTCGTCCGCGGGAAGGAGGAACTCCGGTGCGCTGGTCTCCGTCAGGCCGTAGATGACCGCGATCCCGCTGTGCGGCAACAGCCGCCGGTACTTCTTCCCCAGTTCGGGGGTCAGCAGCTCACCACCAACGATGATCTTCCCGGGGGAGCCCACGTCGTGCAGCGCCTCGCGCACACCGCGGTCGTCCAGCAGCGGCAGCAACCGGCGGAGCATGGTGGGCACCATCGCCGCCCTGGCCACGGGCGCCGCGGTGAAGGCCGTGACCACGTCCTCCGGCGAGAAGCGTTCGAACAACCGCATCGAACCGCCGGTGCCGAGGGTCAGCAGCAGGTCCCATTGGCAGAACGAGAAGCTCGACCGCAATAGGGCGACGGCGTGTTCCTCCGGTCTGTAGTCCAGCACCTCCTGCAACATCGGGAGCTTGGCCAGGAGGTTGTCGTGCCCCAGGACGACTCCCTTGGGTTGCCCGGTCGAGCCGGACGTGAAGAGCGTCAGCGCCGCGCCGTGGAGCAGTGGATCCCGTGCGCCGTCCGGCGCCGGCAGCACCACGAGACCACCGGGGGCTGTTCGGCCCGACGAGGTGAGGTCCGCGCGGGACGTGGCCAGGTCGCCGAGGCTCAA
This is a stretch of genomic DNA from Saccharothrix ecbatanensis. It encodes these proteins:
- a CDS encoding class I adenylate-forming enzyme family protein produces the protein MTTHLDVTAGATDLAEFLSLACRAHGGRTALSDGRRTLTYAELDAAVAEGAAHLRAAADDGPVVVLMANRVDSVVRLFAAWSAGRCAVPLDASVPPPVVAKAAARTKATLLSLGDLATSRADLTSSGRTAPGGLVVLPAPDGARDPLLHGAALTLFTSGSTGQPKGVVLGHDNLLAKLPMLQEVLDYRPEEHAVALLRSSFSFCQWDLLLTLGTGGSMRLFERFSPEDVVTAFTAAPVARAAMVPTMLRRLLPLLDDRGVREALHDVGSPGKIIVGGELLTPELGKKYRRLLPHSGIAVIYGLTETSAPEFLLPADEYDAHSDSVGRALSGVRWHLGSPGRVPAAGDQGTLWVRSAGVLRGYLGDPELTRNAIGTGYFVTGDLVECLPEGRIAIRGRANTVIVKGANKIMPTEVEHALEENPGVATAITCGVPDPVLGERLHAVVVPTGTSTSTPDDLRQWLSERVERYKVPDAIHFLDEIPTGTTGKADRAWLTNWVRARALERKDS